A single genomic interval of Asinibacterium sp. OR53 harbors:
- a CDS encoding hydrogen peroxide-inducible genes activator, whose amino-acid sequence MTFVQLEYIIAVDTWRHFATAAEHCFVSQPTLSMQIQKAEKELGVKIFDRSKQPVIPTEMGRELIEQARKIMAEKKRMDEMVNAKKGILSGELRMGIIPTLAPYLLPLFLQQFTKKYPLVKLIINEMMTDQIISRLRDGKIDMGILVTPLQENGIKEYPLFYEEMMAYVSKHHAAYKKTYVLPQDIHPDKLWLLEEGHCFRDQIMNLCELQKASKSANNFEYEAGSIETLRRMVELNDGITILPELATMDMGARQQNLIRHFKKPAPMREVSMVVHRDFVKKRLIDILQKEIISAIPEKIRKNKQQNVVPIGDR is encoded by the coding sequence ATGACTTTTGTGCAATTGGAATACATCATCGCCGTGGATACCTGGCGGCATTTTGCAACAGCCGCAGAACATTGCTTTGTATCGCAACCCACACTCAGTATGCAAATACAGAAAGCAGAAAAAGAGTTGGGCGTTAAAATATTCGACAGAAGCAAGCAACCTGTCATCCCCACCGAGATGGGCCGGGAATTGATTGAGCAGGCGCGTAAGATCATGGCAGAGAAGAAGCGAATGGATGAGATGGTAAATGCGAAAAAGGGTATCCTTTCAGGTGAACTGCGTATGGGCATTATTCCTACACTGGCACCTTACCTGCTGCCTTTGTTTTTGCAGCAATTCACTAAAAAATATCCGTTGGTAAAATTGATCATCAATGAAATGATGACAGACCAGATCATCTCCCGTTTGCGCGACGGAAAGATAGATATGGGTATACTCGTTACGCCTTTGCAGGAAAACGGTATCAAAGAATACCCGCTTTTTTACGAAGAAATGATGGCCTATGTTTCCAAACATCATGCGGCTTATAAAAAAACATACGTGCTTCCGCAAGACATTCACCCCGATAAATTATGGTTGTTAGAAGAAGGTCACTGTTTCCGCGACCAGATCATGAACCTCTGTGAGCTTCAAAAAGCCAGCAAGAGCGCCAATAATTTCGAGTATGAGGCCGGCAGCATCGAAACACTGCGAAGAATGGTGGAATTGAATGACGGTATTACCATATTACCCGAATTAGCCACGATGGACATGGGAGCGCGCCAGCAAAACCTCATCCGTCATTTTAAAAAACCTGCCCCTATGCGTGAAGTGAGTATGGTAGTGCACCGCGATTTTGTAAAGAAGCGATTGATCGACATCCTCCAAAAAGAAATTATATCGGCCATACCGGAAAAGATCAGGAAGAATAAGCAGCAAAACGTAGTACCGATAGGAGACCGTTGA